One Chloroflexota bacterium DNA window includes the following coding sequences:
- a CDS encoding DNA-directed RNA polymerase subunit alpha: MIEPESTPRIEEVEAHGAAGRFEIQPLAAGYGVTLGNALRRVLLSSLEGAAVTSIQIANVYHEFSTLPAVKEDVTQIVLNMKKIRLRSFAPHPVNLKLVKHGAGHVTAGDIAESADVEIVNPELELLTLDSDAGSIEMDLTIETGVGYRAAEHTEEMPIGVIPVDAIFSPVRRVNFSVENTRVGQMTNFDKLSLEIETDGTTTPQAALAQAAGILVREFSRFADIGRPSTGTGDEVPAPLAASLLDAPIEELDLPMRAYNSLKRNNITKIGQLLALGDDELLRMRNFGRKSLDDLKERLALRGFIAPEDGAPMADEGDLPAAAELDEAVAAELNREA, translated from the coding sequence ATGATCGAACCCGAGTCCACCCCGCGCATCGAAGAGGTCGAGGCGCACGGCGCCGCGGGCCGCTTCGAGATCCAGCCCCTGGCCGCCGGCTACGGCGTCACGCTGGGCAACGCGCTGCGCCGCGTACTGCTGTCCTCGCTGGAGGGGGCGGCCGTGACGTCCATCCAGATCGCGAACGTGTATCACGAGTTCAGCACCCTCCCGGCGGTGAAGGAGGACGTGACCCAGATCGTGCTGAACATGAAGAAGATCCGCCTTCGCTCGTTCGCTCCGCACCCGGTGAACCTGAAGCTTGTGAAGCACGGCGCCGGCCACGTGACGGCGGGCGACATCGCCGAGTCGGCGGACGTCGAGATCGTCAACCCCGAGCTCGAGCTGCTGACCCTGGATTCGGATGCCGGGTCGATTGAGATGGATCTCACAATCGAGACCGGGGTCGGGTACCGGGCGGCCGAGCACACCGAGGAGATGCCGATAGGCGTCATCCCGGTGGATGCCATCTTCTCGCCGGTCCGACGGGTGAACTTTTCTGTCGAGAACACCCGGGTTGGGCAGATGACGAACTTCGACAAGCTCAGCCTGGAAATCGAGACCGACGGGACCACCACCCCCCAGGCGGCCCTGGCCCAGGCGGCCGGGATCCTGGTCCGCGAGTTCAGCCGATTCGCCGATATCGGGCGGCCCAGCACCGGCACCGGTGACGAAGTGCCGGCGCCGCTGGCGGCCAGCCTGCTCGATGCGCCGATCGAGGAGCTGGACCTGCCCATGCGGGCCTACAACAGCCTGAAGCGGAACAACATCACCAAGATCGGCCAGCTGCTGGCCCTGGGTGACGACGAGCTGCTCCGGATGCGGAACTTCGGCCGCAAGAGCCTCGACGACTTGAAGGAGCGTCTCGCCCTCCGCGGGTTCATCGCTCCCGAGGACGGGGCCCCCATGGCGGACGAGGGCGACCTGCCGGCTGCCGCCGAGCTGGACGAGGCCGTCGCCGCCGAGCTGAACCGGGAGGCCTGA
- the rplQ gene encoding 50S ribosomal protein L17, producing the protein MPHRIAGRKLSRPTAHREHMLANLAVAVLRYERLKTTEAKAKEVRGMVDRLIVTAKRGDLPARRQLVAKLPNEPLIIEKLMGELAAKYAERGSGFTRITRLGPRAGDAAPMVQIELV; encoded by the coding sequence ATGCCGCACCGCATCGCCGGCCGCAAGCTGAGCCGACCGACCGCCCACCGCGAGCACATGCTCGCCAACCTGGCGGTGGCGGTGCTTCGCTACGAGCGGCTGAAGACGACTGAGGCCAAGGCCAAGGAGGTGCGGGGCATGGTCGATCGCCTGATCGTCACCGCCAAGCGCGGCGACCTGCCCGCGCGACGGCAGCTGGTGGCCAAGCTGCCCAATGAGCCGCTCATCATCGAGAAGCTGATGGGTGAATTGGCGGCCAAGTACGCCGAGCGGGGGTCGGGGTTCACGCGGATCACGCGTCTTGGACCCCGCGCCGGCGATGCGGCCCCCATGGTCCAGATCGAGCTCGTGTGA
- the truA gene encoding tRNA pseudouridine(38-40) synthase TruA yields the protein MVPAAQRCARALIEYDGTAFAGSQRQPQQRTVQGELEEALNKLTGERITVRLAGRTDAGVHATGQVIAFCLPDPSRREWPGWAELRRLLNAALAPDVAVRALRAAPRDFDPRRAAVARTYRYRIREDGDRRPTDRHRELEIPDRLDVAAMRDAAARMIGERDFAALGSDPRSRTVRHLVAVSIRRRGTLIEVTVTANAFLRRMVRSLVAVLLAVGRGQMAADDVERMLDVRQRALHGRAVPTRGLTLERISFGTTGVTKET from the coding sequence ATGGTCCCCGCGGCGCAACGCTGCGCCCGGGCGCTCATCGAGTACGACGGGACGGCATTCGCCGGCTCGCAGCGCCAGCCGCAGCAGCGGACGGTGCAGGGCGAGCTGGAGGAGGCCCTTAACAAACTGACCGGCGAGCGGATCACGGTCCGCCTTGCCGGGCGCACCGATGCTGGCGTGCATGCCACGGGACAGGTGATTGCCTTCTGTCTGCCAGACCCCTCCCGCCGGGAGTGGCCGGGGTGGGCGGAGCTGCGGCGACTCCTGAACGCGGCCCTGGCGCCGGACGTGGCGGTCCGCGCTCTGCGCGCCGCTCCCCGGGATTTCGACCCGCGGCGAGCGGCCGTGGCACGCACGTACCGCTATCGGATCCGGGAGGACGGCGACCGCCGCCCGACCGATCGGCATCGGGAGCTCGAGATACCCGACCGCCTCGACGTGGCCGCCATGCGCGACGCCGCGGCGCGGATGATCGGGGAGCGGGACTTCGCCGCCCTGGGCAGCGACCCGCGAAGTCGGACGGTCCGCCACCTGGTGGCGGTCAGCATCCGGCGGCGCGGGACGTTGATCGAGGTGACGGTGACCGCCAACGCCTTCCTGCGACGCATGGTGCGAAGCCTGGTGGCGGTTCTGCTGGCCGTCGGACGCGGCCAGATGGCGGCCGATGACGTGGAGCGTATGCTCGACGTCCGACAGCGGGCCCTCCACGGGCGGGCCGTGCCGACGCGCGGGCTCACTCTCGAGCGGATCAGTTTCGGAACCACAGGAGTAACGAAGGAAACATGA
- the rplM gene encoding 50S ribosomal protein L13 produces the protein MKTYAVKASEIDRGWWLIDATDQPLGRLATRVATLLAGKHKPTWSPHLDTGDHVVVVNAARIRVTGNKLSQKRYYRHSNYPGGLREESLADLLARKPERAVEMAIQGMLPRNRLGKAMFRKLKVYAGADHPHEAQRPRSDQDQDQEAS, from the coding sequence ATGAAGACGTACGCGGTCAAGGCCAGCGAGATCGACCGAGGCTGGTGGCTCATCGACGCCACCGATCAGCCGCTCGGTCGACTGGCCACGCGCGTCGCCACCCTGCTGGCGGGCAAGCACAAGCCCACCTGGTCGCCGCACCTCGACACGGGCGACCACGTGGTCGTGGTCAACGCCGCCCGCATCCGCGTGACTGGCAACAAGCTGAGCCAGAAGCGCTACTACCGCCACTCGAACTACCCGGGTGGCTTGCGAGAGGAGAGCCTGGCCGACCTGTTGGCGCGCAAACCCGAGCGCGCGGTCGAGATGGCGATCCAGGGCATGCTGCCCCGGAATCGGCTCGGCAAGGCCATGTTCCGCAAGCTGAAGGTGTATGCCGGAGCCGATCATCCGCACGAGGCCCAGCGGCCCCGTTCGGACCAGGACCAGGATCAGGAGGCCTCGTGA
- the rpsI gene encoding 30S ribosomal protein S9: MSVNYLYGTGRRKTSVARVRLLPGDGSIIVNGKPALEYFGGESSVSVLHLPFRVTETDGRYAATVLVAGGGISGQVGAIRHGIARALLAGHPDFRVPLRAAGLLTRDPRAKERKKYGLKRARKAPQYTKR, encoded by the coding sequence GTGAGCGTCAACTACCTGTACGGCACCGGCCGGCGCAAGACGTCGGTGGCCCGGGTACGCCTCCTGCCGGGCGACGGCAGCATCATCGTGAATGGCAAGCCGGCCCTGGAGTACTTCGGCGGCGAGTCATCGGTGTCCGTCCTGCACCTCCCGTTCCGGGTGACCGAGACCGACGGCCGCTACGCCGCGACGGTCCTGGTGGCCGGCGGCGGTATCTCGGGCCAGGTGGGCGCCATCCGCCACGGCATCGCGCGCGCCCTGCTGGCCGGCCACCCTGACTTCCGGGTGCCACTCCGCGCCGCCGGCCTCCTGACCCGCGACCCGCGGGCCAAGGAGCGGAAGAAGTACGGCCTCAAGCGCGCGCGCAAGGCTCCCCAGTACACGAAACGCTGA
- the cdaA gene encoding diadenylate cyclase CdaA: MPESISEFLNTFLRGTWLSIVDILVVAILIYWLFVLIRGTRAIRILIGLSIVALVYLAAQALDLALLSTLLQAGAVVGLFAVVVVFQPELRRGLEQIGRIGSLNRLFVSSEVSAADAVAREVSRAARLLAGSRHGALIVIERDTGLHDLTAESGVPINADLHAELLATIFYHGTALHDGAVVISGNRIVAAGVLLPLSQNVLDSERYGTRHRAAIGISEQTDALIVVVSEETGSISLVVRGRIERNLSEDRLRRRIFSLIRPQAPRQAMPLLRRTLEGRWGMPEDEPAAALIDPEDRVVPSVAPVAEPPATEAPATEAPATEASETTQPVASGERRG, encoded by the coding sequence GTGCCGGAGAGCATCAGCGAGTTCCTGAACACGTTCCTGCGCGGCACGTGGCTTTCGATCGTCGACATCCTCGTCGTCGCCATCCTGATCTACTGGCTGTTCGTCCTGATCCGCGGCACGCGTGCGATACGCATCCTCATCGGCCTGTCGATCGTCGCTCTCGTCTACCTCGCCGCCCAGGCGCTCGATCTTGCCCTCCTGTCCACCCTGCTCCAGGCCGGTGCTGTGGTCGGCCTGTTCGCGGTGGTGGTCGTCTTTCAGCCGGAGCTGCGACGGGGCCTGGAGCAGATCGGAAGGATAGGCTCGCTGAACCGGCTGTTCGTGTCGTCCGAGGTGTCGGCGGCCGACGCCGTCGCACGCGAGGTCTCGCGGGCGGCCCGGCTGCTGGCCGGGTCGCGCCACGGCGCGCTGATCGTGATCGAGCGCGACACGGGCCTGCACGACCTCACCGCCGAGTCGGGGGTGCCGATCAACGCCGATCTGCATGCCGAGTTGCTGGCCACCATCTTCTACCACGGCACTGCCCTCCATGACGGGGCGGTGGTCATATCCGGCAACCGGATCGTCGCCGCCGGGGTGCTCCTCCCACTCAGCCAGAACGTCCTCGACAGCGAGCGCTACGGGACCCGGCACCGGGCGGCCATCGGGATCAGTGAACAGACCGATGCGCTCATCGTGGTGGTCAGCGAGGAGACCGGCTCCATCTCGCTGGTGGTCCGCGGCCGGATCGAGCGCAACCTGAGCGAGGATCGGCTCCGACGTCGGATCTTCAGCCTGATCCGGCCGCAGGCTCCGCGCCAGGCCATGCCCCTCCTGCGTCGCACCCTGGAGGGCCGCTGGGGCATGCCCGAGGATGAGCCGGCAGCCGCGCTCATCGACCCCGAGGACCGCGTCGTCCCGTCGGTCGCCCCGGTGGCCGAGCCTCCGGCGACCGAGGCTCCGGCGACCGAGGCTCCGGCGACCGAGGCCTCCGAGACCACTCAGCCGGTGGCCAGCGGAGAGCGTCGCGGCTGA
- a CDS encoding CdaR family protein gives MAWLLRNWPLKLGALLLSILLYAGLVYSGSFTERQATGVPIRATNQPLNTYLLTGELGTVDVGYRAAAGAVGGVTTSTFSATVDLEAYDMTQAGEPQRVPVEVRSLDDEVVVLEVAPVEVSVILDRLAVRTVRVVVDRGEVPPGLEIGVATVMPSTVQAQGPESRLRLVTRALARVRIDSSGIDVSELVDLVPVDADGDPVGAVEFSPAAATVEIEVSTAETSKTVPVTPDLVGTPPAGLTLTGVTVEPSAVTLFGPPDVLTGITSVQTDPIDMTAVTGDNVLEAALILPDQTRLAEGAAATVAVSVSVDPELASRTILVGPVCQNVGSGLVCQPQADQIPVTVSGLRAAVAALTPAQVTPILNMAGLGEGTHQVTPSVTLPAGISLVQALAPLTVVLTAGGP, from the coding sequence ATGGCCTGGCTGCTGCGGAACTGGCCCCTCAAGCTGGGTGCCCTGCTGCTGTCGATCCTGCTGTACGCGGGCCTCGTGTACTCCGGGTCCTTCACCGAGCGGCAGGCGACCGGAGTCCCGATCCGAGCCACCAACCAGCCCCTGAACACCTACCTGCTCACCGGGGAGCTGGGCACGGTGGACGTCGGCTACCGCGCCGCGGCCGGCGCCGTCGGGGGCGTCACGACCTCGACCTTCAGCGCGACGGTCGATCTCGAGGCCTACGACATGACCCAGGCCGGCGAGCCACAGCGGGTGCCGGTCGAGGTGCGCTCACTCGACGACGAGGTCGTCGTCCTGGAGGTGGCCCCGGTCGAAGTCTCGGTCATCCTGGATCGCTTGGCGGTGCGGACCGTGCGTGTCGTCGTCGATCGCGGTGAGGTGCCGCCGGGGCTTGAGATCGGGGTGGCGACCGTGATGCCCTCCACGGTCCAGGCGCAGGGTCCGGAGAGCCGGCTGCGGCTCGTCACGCGGGCCCTGGCCCGGGTCCGGATCGATTCGTCGGGGATCGACGTCTCGGAGCTCGTCGATCTGGTCCCGGTGGACGCCGATGGGGACCCGGTGGGGGCGGTCGAATTCTCGCCCGCTGCGGCGACGGTCGAGATCGAGGTCAGCACCGCCGAGACCTCGAAGACGGTCCCGGTCACTCCGGACCTGGTGGGGACGCCCCCGGCCGGTTTGACACTGACCGGCGTCACCGTGGAACCGTCCGCGGTGACCCTGTTCGGCCCGCCCGACGTCCTGACCGGGATCACCAGCGTGCAGACCGATCCGATCGACATGACGGCCGTTACCGGGGACAACGTTCTGGAGGCCGCGCTCATCCTGCCCGACCAGACTCGCCTCGCTGAGGGCGCCGCAGCCACGGTGGCCGTATCAGTCAGCGTCGACCCCGAGCTGGCGAGCCGGACCATCCTGGTCGGGCCGGTGTGCCAGAACGTCGGGTCGGGCCTGGTGTGTCAGCCGCAGGCCGACCAGATCCCGGTCACGGTGAGCGGGCTCCGGGCCGCGGTGGCCGCCCTCACCCCGGCCCAGGTCACACCGATCCTCAACATGGCCGGCCTGGGCGAGGGCACGCACCAGGTGACGCCCAGCGTGACCTTGCCTGCGGGCATCTCCCTGGTGCAGGCGCTGGCTCCGCTGACGGTGGTGCTCACCGCCGGCGGTCCATAG
- the glmM gene encoding phosphoglucosamine mutase — MGRLFGTDGIRGVANVDLTPNLAYDLGRALGHYVDGAGRSVVVGRDTRRSGEMLASALAAGLTSVGTDVLDLGVVTTPCLAYVAETGEHVAGVMVSASHNPPDDNGLKVVSGGRKMDDEAEERLEHLIFQAEALPGPTNAGLGRIHRDPAAVNVYRDHLAAAAGDLLSGLRIGVDAANGSASIFGPALFESLGAHVTTIHCEPDGTNINVGGGATDPAALARLVRSGDLDLGFAFDGDADRLIAVTEAGEVVDGDGVMGICALERLAAGTLAKKTLVVSVMSNDGLVRVVEAAGGRVLRAPVGDRHIVEAMERSGAMLGGEQSGHVIFRDLASTGDGLLTAIQLVAALRSATGPSLGELAARIPRLPQVMINSAVRHKDQWQVDPLFADAVARATARLGSRGRIIVRSSGTEPKLRIMVEGEEPEEIATIARELAELATARLN; from the coding sequence ATGGGCCGTCTCTTCGGCACCGACGGGATCCGCGGTGTCGCCAATGTCGACCTGACGCCGAACCTGGCGTACGACCTGGGTCGTGCCCTGGGCCACTATGTCGACGGCGCCGGTCGGAGCGTGGTGGTGGGCCGTGACACCCGTCGGTCGGGGGAGATGCTCGCCTCGGCGCTGGCCGCCGGCCTGACTTCGGTCGGTACCGATGTCCTGGACCTGGGCGTGGTCACAACTCCCTGCCTGGCGTACGTGGCCGAGACCGGCGAGCACGTGGCCGGGGTCATGGTCTCTGCCTCGCACAACCCGCCCGACGACAACGGGCTGAAGGTCGTTTCGGGTGGCCGGAAGATGGACGACGAGGCCGAGGAGCGACTCGAGCACCTCATCTTCCAGGCCGAGGCCCTACCCGGACCGACAAACGCGGGACTGGGCCGCATTCACCGCGACCCTGCGGCCGTCAACGTCTACCGCGATCATCTGGCGGCCGCCGCGGGCGACCTGCTTTCCGGGCTGCGGATCGGCGTGGACGCCGCCAACGGGTCCGCCTCCATCTTTGGCCCGGCGTTGTTCGAGTCCCTCGGTGCCCACGTGACCACCATCCATTGCGAACCGGATGGCACGAACATCAATGTGGGTGGCGGCGCCACCGACCCCGCCGCCCTGGCGCGCCTGGTTCGGTCGGGTGACCTGGACCTGGGGTTTGCCTTCGACGGTGACGCCGACCGCCTGATCGCGGTCACCGAGGCCGGAGAGGTGGTCGATGGCGACGGCGTGATGGGGATCTGCGCCCTCGAGCGCCTTGCTGCGGGCACCCTGGCCAAGAAGACCCTGGTCGTCTCGGTGATGAGCAATGACGGCCTCGTCCGCGTGGTGGAGGCGGCCGGCGGGCGCGTCCTGCGCGCGCCGGTGGGGGATCGGCACATCGTCGAGGCCATGGAACGGTCGGGGGCCATGCTCGGAGGAGAGCAGTCGGGTCACGTGATCTTCCGCGACCTGGCGTCCACCGGGGACGGGCTGCTGACCGCCATTCAGCTCGTCGCCGCCCTGAGGTCGGCCACGGGTCCGAGCCTGGGTGAGCTGGCCGCCCGAATTCCGAGGCTCCCGCAGGTGATGATAAACTCGGCCGTCCGCCACAAGGACCAGTGGCAGGTCGACCCGCTCTTCGCCGATGCGGTGGCTCGGGCGACCGCCCGGCTGGGCAGCCGGGGGCGGATCATCGTCCGCTCCTCGGGTACCGAGCCGAAGCTGCGAATCATGGTCGAGGGTGAGGAACCTGAAGAGATCGCCACCATCGCCCGGGAGCTCGCCGAGCTGGCCACCGCGCGGTTGAACTAG
- the glmS gene encoding glutamine--fructose-6-phosphate transaminase (isomerizing), protein MCGIVGYVGPRDAAPILLEGLRRLEYRGYDSAGIAIRTEQGTVFVEKRAGKLQNLTDHLNGTTPAGHPGIAHTRWATHGAPTDLNAHPHADCTGKLALIHNGIIENYAEIRDRLAGAGHAFTSETDTEVLAHLIEERYTGDLVEGVRLALREVRGAYAIGVMHTDHPDLIVGARMNVPLIVGLGEGEGFLASDVPAILEHTRRMIILHEGDIAAVTSTGTRIVDLDGGVLDREVTDITWNLEAAEKGGFAHFTLKEIYEQPHAIQEALRGRVDGRGVIRLPELEAIDEKLRLAERIYLVACGTAHYAGDVGAYLLQQWTGVPAVSVIGSEMRYAPPPIDERTLVIAISQSGETADTIAPTRLARERGATVLVVTNVVGSALTRDGHATAYLQAGPEIGVASTKAFVTQVLVLQMIALHLARLRGTMTPAQLTTFGLGLRALPRAAVAALDSAPQVRDIARRWSEVRDVMYIGRGIGFPIAMEGALKLKELSYVHAEGYAAGELKHGPIALLDVATPLVAIVIKGSVYEKVLSNVSEARARQAPVVAVATEGDHEIGQYADEVIYVPETLEELSPVITILPLQLLAYEVAVSRGADVDQPRNLAKSVTVE, encoded by the coding sequence ATGTGCGGGATCGTCGGCTACGTGGGACCGCGTGACGCGGCGCCGATTCTCCTCGAGGGCCTGCGCCGCCTCGAATACCGCGGCTACGACTCAGCCGGCATCGCGATTCGGACCGAACAGGGGACGGTGTTCGTGGAGAAGCGCGCGGGCAAGCTCCAGAACCTGACCGACCACCTGAACGGGACCACGCCGGCCGGTCACCCCGGCATCGCTCACACCCGTTGGGCCACCCACGGGGCCCCGACCGACCTGAATGCGCACCCCCACGCCGACTGCACCGGCAAACTGGCCCTCATCCACAACGGGATCATCGAGAACTACGCCGAGATCCGGGATCGGCTGGCCGGAGCCGGTCACGCCTTCACCTCGGAGACCGACACCGAAGTGCTGGCCCACCTCATCGAGGAGCGCTACACCGGCGACCTGGTCGAGGGCGTGCGCCTGGCCCTGCGCGAAGTGCGTGGCGCGTACGCCATCGGCGTCATGCACACCGATCATCCGGATCTCATCGTGGGCGCCCGGATGAACGTGCCCCTCATCGTCGGCCTGGGAGAGGGCGAGGGGTTCCTGGCCAGCGACGTGCCGGCCATCCTGGAGCACACCCGGCGCATGATCATCCTCCACGAGGGCGACATTGCCGCGGTGACGTCCACCGGGACCCGCATCGTTGACCTCGACGGCGGGGTGCTCGACCGCGAGGTCACCGACATCACCTGGAACCTGGAAGCCGCCGAGAAGGGCGGCTTTGCCCATTTCACGCTCAAGGAGATCTACGAGCAGCCGCATGCCATCCAGGAGGCGCTGCGCGGCCGGGTCGACGGGCGTGGGGTCATCCGGCTGCCGGAGCTGGAGGCCATCGACGAGAAATTGCGCCTGGCAGAGCGTATCTACCTGGTGGCATGCGGCACCGCCCACTACGCCGGTGACGTGGGTGCGTACCTCCTCCAGCAGTGGACCGGTGTGCCAGCCGTTTCGGTCATCGGCTCCGAGATGCGGTATGCCCCGCCCCCGATCGACGAGCGCACGCTCGTGATCGCCATCAGCCAGTCCGGCGAGACGGCGGACACGATCGCCCCAACCCGCCTGGCCCGAGAGCGGGGCGCCACCGTGCTGGTGGTGACCAATGTGGTGGGCAGCGCCCTCACCCGGGACGGCCATGCCACGGCCTATCTGCAGGCCGGGCCGGAGATCGGGGTCGCCTCCACCAAGGCCTTCGTGACCCAGGTGCTCGTGCTCCAGATGATCGCCCTCCACCTGGCCCGGCTGCGCGGGACGATGACGCCGGCCCAGCTGACGACCTTCGGCCTGGGGCTCCGGGCGCTCCCGCGTGCGGCGGTGGCTGCCCTCGACAGCGCACCCCAGGTGCGCGACATCGCGCGCCGCTGGTCGGAGGTTCGGGACGTCATGTACATCGGGCGCGGGATCGGCTTTCCGATCGCGATGGAGGGCGCTCTCAAGCTCAAGGAGCTGTCGTACGTGCACGCCGAGGGATATGCCGCCGGCGAGCTGAAGCACGGTCCGATTGCTCTCCTCGACGTCGCGACGCCCCTGGTCGCCATCGTCATCAAGGGATCGGTATACGAAAAGGTGCTATCCAACGTGTCCGAGGCGCGCGCTCGGCAGGCCCCCGTGGTGGCCGTCGCCACCGAGGGCGATCACGAGATCGGCCAGTACGCCGACGAGGTCATCTACGTCCCGGAGACGCTCGAGGAGCTGTCGCCGGTGATCACCATCCTCCCGCTCCAGCTGCTCGCCTACGAGGTGGCCGTATCGCGCGGTGCCGATGTCGATCAGCCGCGCAACCTGGCCAAGTCGGTCACCGTCGAGTAA
- the acpS gene encoding holo-ACP synthase: MSRHELGVDLIDIDRIAQTLRRHPQRFRRRVLTDREDRYCGKRVERVAGRWAAKEAVSKVLGLGVRGVGWREIEVLPNFAGQPQVLLHGRAAARAARLGIGEVTVSISHERRMAVAVAIADRPAEA, translated from the coding sequence ATGAGCCGCCACGAGCTGGGCGTCGACCTGATTGACATCGATCGCATCGCCCAGACCCTGCGCCGCCACCCGCAACGCTTTCGGCGGCGCGTCCTGACCGACCGCGAGGACCGATACTGCGGCAAGCGGGTGGAACGCGTCGCCGGCCGCTGGGCGGCCAAGGAGGCGGTGAGCAAGGTGCTGGGACTTGGCGTGCGCGGCGTGGGGTGGCGCGAGATCGAGGTGCTTCCGAACTTCGCCGGGCAGCCGCAGGTCCTGCTCCACGGCCGGGCTGCCGCCCGGGCGGCGCGACTGGGGATCGGTGAGGTGACCGTGTCGATCTCACATGAACGCCGGATGGCGGTGGCCGTCGCAATCGCGGACCGGCCGGCCGAGGCGTAG
- a CDS encoding NAD(P)H-hydrate dehydratase: MAVVAGRGITITQRWVAEHLPPRPERGHKGTFGRVLVIAGSLEYAGAALLTGLGAARAGAGLVCLATPESVGLRLLGLVPELTSLLLPEEALGLVAPAGWRQLTAAAREYDAAVVGPGLGRHAATLRRTAHLLADLRQPVVIDADGLTALAARERWWRTVSAPAVLSPHPGEFARLLRGGATPPEDDDTAREEAASEAARLWEHVVVLKGANTVIAAPDGQLLRSAVATSALATAGSGDVLAGAIGAMLAAGLPPLEAAAVGVAVHAAAGLLAEQRIGSAGVLATDVARLLPETISLLRGREAKR, translated from the coding sequence GTGGCGGTGGTCGCGGGGCGAGGAATCACGATCACCCAACGCTGGGTGGCGGAGCACCTTCCTCCACGGCCGGAACGCGGCCACAAAGGGACGTTCGGCCGCGTCCTCGTCATCGCCGGGTCACTCGAGTACGCGGGGGCAGCGCTCCTTACCGGCCTGGGCGCCGCCCGCGCCGGGGCCGGGCTGGTGTGCCTGGCGACGCCGGAATCGGTCGGGCTCCGCCTGCTGGGCCTGGTACCCGAGCTGACGTCACTCCTCCTCCCCGAGGAGGCGCTGGGGCTGGTGGCGCCGGCCGGGTGGCGGCAGCTGACGGCCGCTGCCCGCGAATACGACGCGGCGGTCGTGGGTCCGGGCCTGGGACGCCACGCGGCCACGCTGCGCCGCACCGCGCACCTGCTGGCCGATCTGCGCCAGCCGGTGGTCATCGATGCCGATGGGCTGACCGCGCTCGCCGCCCGCGAGCGCTGGTGGCGCACCGTGTCTGCGCCCGCGGTGCTGAGCCCCCACCCCGGTGAGTTCGCGCGCCTGCTGCGGGGCGGAGCGACACCGCCCGAGGACGACGACACGGCCCGCGAGGAGGCGGCCAGCGAGGCCGCTCGGCTGTGGGAGCACGTCGTGGTGCTGAAGGGCGCCAACACCGTGATCGCCGCGCCGGATGGCCAGCTCCTGCGCTCGGCGGTGGCCACCTCCGCGCTGGCGACGGCGGGCAGCGGCGATGTGCTGGCAGGTGCCATCGGGGCCATGCTGGCCGCGGGACTTCCCCCACTCGAGGCGGCCGCGGTCGGCGTGGCGGTCCATGCCGCGGCTGGCCTGCTGGCCGAGCAGCGGATCGGATCGGCTGGTGTGCTCGCGACCGATGTGGCTCGTCTGCTGCCGGAGACGATCTCCCTCCTGCGCGGGCGCGAGGCGAAGCGATGA